Proteins encoded in a region of the Pelmatolapia mariae isolate MD_Pm_ZW linkage group LG16_19, Pm_UMD_F_2, whole genome shotgun sequence genome:
- the ddo gene encoding D-aspartate oxidase isoform X1, with translation MMKSVRVVVVGAGVIGFSTAVCIVEALPFCSVTLMADKFSPDTTSDGAAGILFAAQFPDIPLQRQRRWFKDSFDHLLAIAQSQCAPEAGVMLSSGWQIFKEVPAVKTPFWSEFVIGFRPMTDVELKRFPDHKFGQAFTTLKCECSTYLPWLEKRFRKAGGQVEQRKVNSLQELSNSFDIIVNCSGLGSKILVGDTQVYPVRGQVLKVEAPWVQHFIRDGDGKTYIYPGIRSVTVGGTRQEGDWRLQVDGGDTKGILERCSRLEPSLNKAKILSEWVGLRPSRKNPRVEREVVQLQGRPVPVVHNYGHGGWGVTLAWGTALDTLGLVKQSLHEMAPQAKL, from the exons ATGATGAAAAGCGTCagggttgtggttgttggagctggcGTGATTGGAttctccactgctgtgtgcATTGTTGAAGCTCTACCTTTCTGCTCTGTTACTTTGATGGCTGACAAATTCAGCCCGGACACAACTAGTGACGGAGCTGCTGGGATTTTGTTTGCTGCACAAtttccag atattccCTTGCAAAGACAAAGACGCTGGTTCAAGGACAGCTTTGATCACCTGTTGGCCATTGCTCAGTCTCAATGTGCACCAGAAGCTGGAGTAATGCTGAGCTCTGG CTGGCAGATTTTTAAAGAGGTTCCAGCAGTTAAAACACCATTCTGGTCAGAGTTTGTGATCGGCTTTCGACCCATGACTGATGTTGAACTGAAACGCTTCCCAGATCACAAGTTTGGTCAGGCTTTCACCACCTTAAAATGCGAATGCTCCACCTACCTGCCATGGCTCGAGAAGAG GTTCAGAAAAGCTGGAGGTCAAGTGGAACAGAGGAAAGTCAACAGTCTTCAAGAATTGAGTAACAGCTTTGATATCATTGTCAACTGCTCCGGTCTTGGCTCCAAAATATTGGTGGGAGACACACAAGTTTACCCAGTCAGAGGCCAGGTCCTCAAAGTGGAGGCCCCCTGGGTGCAGCACTTCATTAGAGATGGAGATGGGAAGACGTACATCTACCCCGGCATACGCAGCGTCACTGTAGGCGGGACGAGGCAAGAGGGAGACTGGCGGCTGCAGGTGGACGGCGGTGACACTAAAGGCATCCTGGAGCGCTGCAGTAGGTTGGAGCCGTCACTCAACAAAGCCAAAATTCTTAGCGAGTGGGTCGGCCTGAGGCCCAGCAGGAAGAACCCGAGGGTGGAGAGGGAAGTGGTGCAGCTGCAGGGCCGGCCGGTGCCTGTGGTCCACAACTATGGCCACGGGGGCTGGGGAGTTACCCTCGCCTGGGGTACAGCTCTGGACACACTGGGGCTGGTCAAACAGTCCCTTCATGAAATGGCCCCACAGGCTAAACTGTGA
- the ddo gene encoding D-aspartate oxidase isoform X2, whose translation MTDVELKRFPDHKFGQAFTTLKCECSTYLPWLEKRFRKAGGQVEQRKVNSLQELSNSFDIIVNCSGLGSKILVGDTQVYPVRGQVLKVEAPWVQHFIRDGDGKTYIYPGIRSVTVGGTRQEGDWRLQVDGGDTKGILERCSRLEPSLNKAKILSEWVGLRPSRKNPRVEREVVQLQGRPVPVVHNYGHGGWGVTLAWGTALDTLGLVKQSLHEMAPQAKL comes from the exons ATGACTGATGTTGAACTGAAACGCTTCCCAGATCACAAGTTTGGTCAGGCTTTCACCACCTTAAAATGCGAATGCTCCACCTACCTGCCATGGCTCGAGAAGAG GTTCAGAAAAGCTGGAGGTCAAGTGGAACAGAGGAAAGTCAACAGTCTTCAAGAATTGAGTAACAGCTTTGATATCATTGTCAACTGCTCCGGTCTTGGCTCCAAAATATTGGTGGGAGACACACAAGTTTACCCAGTCAGAGGCCAGGTCCTCAAAGTGGAGGCCCCCTGGGTGCAGCACTTCATTAGAGATGGAGATGGGAAGACGTACATCTACCCCGGCATACGCAGCGTCACTGTAGGCGGGACGAGGCAAGAGGGAGACTGGCGGCTGCAGGTGGACGGCGGTGACACTAAAGGCATCCTGGAGCGCTGCAGTAGGTTGGAGCCGTCACTCAACAAAGCCAAAATTCTTAGCGAGTGGGTCGGCCTGAGGCCCAGCAGGAAGAACCCGAGGGTGGAGAGGGAAGTGGTGCAGCTGCAGGGCCGGCCGGTGCCTGTGGTCCACAACTATGGCCACGGGGGCTGGGGAGTTACCCTCGCCTGGGGTACAGCTCTGGACACACTGGGGCTGGTCAAACAGTCCCTTCATGAAATGGCCCCACAGGCTAAACTGTGA
- the zbtb24 gene encoding zinc finger and BTB domain-containing protein 24 — protein MSQKSTSPPSSLMTHLHSESHKQSILSKFNKLRKSDLLCDITLVVEDVQFKAHKALLAASSEFFSFMFTAEDQIHRSIYRLDGMTPNMFAAVLEFIYSAQVFVEESATEQLLATAHRMEVGDLVKVLTDLTRSAAGVKGSDAKANKAEDAELVKRKRGRPRKDVGAPVTELVGRREPCESSEDRQAGDNPKTESQPRNEDPEEHQSRHSKRKINPPVKYKGYKVGNNTAGHKEPGKRGRKRKYPDTEARCEDCGKVFKSHLFLKIHQRTHTGEKPFHCTVCGKSFTQKHTLLAHQRMHTGEKPFVCTVCSKALSTKHSLQEHMNLHEEEKSFDCDKCGKTFTQKRQLKSHYRVHTGKSLPECAQCHHKFMDAAQLKKHVRTHTGEKPFTCEICGKCFTAKSTLQTHIRIHRGEKPYNCNICKKSFSDPSARRRHVVSHSGKKPFTCSFCSLSFTRLDNLKTHTKSHNKERAAGGEASSDTVAKDGSAAPQEEVRNILHLQQYQLPASTEQELQLVVTEDVDHINFIPGQDHEISLISTEGEMAQSAPSKLTLLARPSGHVQNVALVTQGDVVDQTSQIHTISMLQGQMMHQAEQMHVITLSKEAMEQLQAHHGPTQPFHITQRPIQQLQVMHQPIQQLPVAQEPSEGQVSREQQQGRAIHISSQSSQPISISQTSEQISNHHIQGQTFQIQSGTVSYLYTTGLPQES, from the exons ATGTCTCAGAAATCAACAAGTCCACCTTCATCGCTTATGACTCACCTTCATTCAGAGTCACATAAACAGAGCATCCTGAGCAAATTCAACAAGCTCAGGAAAAGTGACCTGCTGTGTGACATCACTCTTGTTGTTGAGGATGTGCAGTTCAAGGCCCACAAAGCCCTGCTGGCAGCAAGCAGTGAGTTCTTCTCTTTCATGTTCACAGCAGAAGATCAGATCCATCGGTCCATCTACCGGCTGGACGGTATGACACCAAACATGTTTGCTGCAGTGCTGGAGTTCATCTACAGCGCTCAGGTGTTTGTTGAGGAAAGCGCCACAGAGCAGCTCCTGGCCACAGCTCATCGAATGGAAGTCGGTGACCTTGTCAAAGTGCTCACTGACCTAACTCGCTCTGCAGCAGGGGTCAAAGGCAGTGATGCTAAAGCAAACAAAGCTGAGGATGCAGAGCTGGTGAAGCGCAAAAGAGGGCGGCCAAGGAAAGATGTAGGTGCACCTGTGACAGAGCTGGTGGGGAGAAGAGAACCATGTGAGAGCTCAGAGGACCGACAGGCAGGAGATAATCCAAAAACTGAGTCTCAGCCTAGAAATGAGGACCCCGAAGAACACCAAAGCCGGCATAGCAAACGCAAAATCAACCCACCGGTAAAATATAAGGGCTACAAAGTGGGCAATAACACAGCAGGACACAAAGAGCCTGGGAAGAGGGGCAGGAAAAGGAAATACCCTGACACTGAGGCCCGATGTGAGGACTGTGGAAAAGTCTTTAAAAGCCACCTGTTTTTAAAGATTCACCAGCGTACTCATACAG GTGAGAAGCCTTTCCACTGCACGGTTTGCGGGAAGAGTTTTACTCAGAAGCACACTCTGCTGGCTCACCAGCGCATGCACACTGGAGAAAAGCCATTTGTTTGTACCGTCTGCTCCAAAGCGCTTTCCACCAAACACTCCCTGCAAGAGCACATGAACCTCCATGAAG AAGAGAAATCCTTTGACTGTGATAAATGTGGAAAGACCTTCACTCAGAAAAGGCAACTTAAAAGCCATTACAGAGTTCACACAG gtaAATCATTGCCAGAATGTGCTCAGTGTCATCACAAGTTTATGGATGCAGCTCAACTGAAAAAGCACGTGAGAACTCATACAG GTGAGAAGCCTTTCACTTGTGAAATCTGTGGAAAATGTTTCACAGCCAAGAGCACACTGCAGACTCACATCAGAATCCATAG AGGTGAGAAGCCTTATAACTGCAACATCTGCAAGAAGTCCTTTTCAGACCCCAGTGCAAGACGACGACATGTTGTCTCCCACTCGGGGAAGAAACccttcacctgctccttctgcagcctttctttcacacgcctggacAATCTGAAAACACACACCAAATCTCACAACAAGGAGAGAGCTGCGGGTGGAGAGGCCTCATCAGATACTGTGGCAAAAGATGGCTCAGCAGCCCCGCAGGAAGAGGTGCGAAACATCCTTCACCTGCAGCAGTACCAGCTGCCTGCCAGCACTGAACAGGAGCTCCAGCTGGTGGTGACGGAGGATGTGGACCACATTAACTTTATCCCGGGTCAGGACCATGAGATCAGCCTCATcagcacagagggagagatgGCTCAGTCAGCCCCCTCTAAACTCACCCTCCTCGCCCGGCCATCAGGGCACGTGCAGAATGTGGCGTTGGTCACTCAGGGTGATGTGGTGGATCAGACCTCTCAGATCCACACTATCAGTATGCTGCAGGGTCAGATGATGCACCAGGCTGAGCAGATGCATGTTATCACTTTGAGTAAAGAGGCTATGGAGCAGCTGCAGGCCCATCACGGCCCTACACAGCCCTTTCATATAACACAGCGTCCCATTCAACAGCTGCAGGTGATGCATCAGCCAATCCAGCAGCTGCCTGTTGCTCAGGAGCCCTCGGAGGGGCAGGTGAGTAGGGAACAACAACAAGGCCGGGCTATTCACATCAGCAGCCAGAGCAGCCAACCGATCTCCATCAGTCAGACTAGCGAGCAGATCTCCAACCATCACATCCAAGGACAGACATTTCAGATCCAATCAGGAACTGTGTCCTATCTGTACACCACCGGACTGCCACAGGAGAGCTGA